In one Salvelinus fontinalis isolate EN_2023a chromosome 16, ASM2944872v1, whole genome shotgun sequence genomic region, the following are encoded:
- the ero1a gene encoding ERO1-like protein alpha, translating into MKRYVFLGVLSMYYLQVSSSSSAAHGCFCQVTGSLDDCTCDVETIDAFNNERLFPKLQKLLESDYFRFYKVNLNKPCPFWTDNGLCGQKNCAVIPCTPNEVPEGIKTNGHHNKYSAEANNQECEKAETLGAVDSSLSKETRQALLEWNKHDDEAERFCVIDDEESPDSQYVDLLLNPERFTGYKGPEAWQIWNSIYEENCFKPYTVKRPLNPMVSYSGTDGKTFYSWLDGQCVEKRAFFRLVSGLHSSINIHLSARYLLDDNWFQKKWGHNVSEFQQRFDAQLTNGEGPKRLRNLYFLYLIELRALAKVLPLLQRPSFQLYTGQPTQDRQHKRVLLELLQVAKSFPLHFDETSLFAGNKEEAANLKEDFRLTFRNISRIMDCVGCFKCRLWGKLQTQGLGTALKILFSERQIEALPKSSSGRLTFQLSRQEIVSLLNAFGRISTSIRELENFRSLLSKVR; encoded by the exons GTGACCGGTAGCTTGGATGACTGCACTTGTGATGTGGAGACAATTGATGCCTTCAACAATGAGCGACTCTTCCCCAAACTTCAGAAGCTGCTTGAGTCTGACTATTTCAGGTTTTATAAG GTGAACCTGAATAAGCCATGTCCATTCTGGACAGACAATGGCCTCTGTGGGCAAAAGAACTGTGCCGTGATACCATGTACACCA AATGAGGTTCCAGAGGGAATCAAAACAAATGGCCATCACAATAAG TACTCAGCTGAAGCAAACAACCAGGAGTGTGAGAAGGCTGAGACGCTTGGAGCAGTGGACAGCTCCCTCAG TAAGGAGACCAGGCAGGCCCTCCTGGAATGGAACAAGCATGATGACGAGGCAGAGCGATTCTGTGTGATTGATG ATGAGGAGTCTCCTGATTCCCAGTACGTGGATCTACTGCTAAATCCAGAGCGCTTCACTGGATACAAGGGGCCAGAGGCCTGGCAAATCTGGAACAGCATCTATGAGGAGAACTGCTTCAA ACCGTACACTGTGAAGCGACCTCTAAATCCTATGGTATCTTACAGTG GAACTGATG GGAAGACATTTTACAGTTGGCTGGATG GCCAGTGTGTGGAAAAGAGGGCTTTCTTTCGGCTCGTCTCTGGGCTCCACTCTAGCATCAACATACACCTGAGTGCCCGGTACCTCCTAGATG ACAACTGGTTCCAGAAGAAGTGGGGTCACAATGTCTCTGAGTTCCAACAACGTTTCGATGCCCAGCTGACCAACGGCGAGGGCCCAAAAAGGCTGCGCAACCTCTACTTCCTCTACCTGATCGAGCTGCGTGCCCTGGCCAAAGTCCTGCCTCTTCTCCAGCGCCCCTCCTTCCAGCTGTACACTGGCCAACCCACCCAGGACCGACAACACAAACGCGTTCTCCTAGAGCTCCTCCAGGTGGCCAA GTCTTTCCCTTTGCACTTTGACGAGACGTCTCTGTTTGCTGGGAATAAGGAGGAAGCTGCCAATCTCAAG GAGGATTTCAGGCTGACCTTCCGCAACATCTCCAGGATCATGGACTGTGTGGGCTGCTTTAAGTGCAGGCTCTGGGGAAAACTACAG ACTCAGGGGTTAGGCACAGCCCTGAAGATCTTGTTTTCCGAGCGACAGATCGAGGCTCTGCCCAAATCCAGCAGCGGCCGGCTCACTTTCCAGCTCAGTCGCCAAGAGATAGTGTCTCTCCTCAATGCCTTTGGAAG GATTTCAACCAGCATCAGAGAGTTGGAGAACTTCCGATCACTGCTGTCTAAGGTCCGGTAG